A single genomic interval of Arthrobacter sp. NicSoilB8 harbors:
- a CDS encoding alpha/beta fold hydrolase, with protein sequence MGAVSAAAITFLGAAYFARRVVVPTTTRREDLSITQVFEGEDGSLRIELPATPLTRAPGRYSFWFGNGKGHACIGAVVDEDTNDGTVTRLVERVDAGDLHAARAGIWSGYAFSKAEQLGLPFEEVKIKVDNGVAPAWKFVPTTGGPAASTWAIHAHGMGGKRAGALRGVPVASSLGLTSLVVSFRNDGDAPPSNDSRYSLGQNEWLDLEAAIQFALDHGAKRLVLFGWSLGGSMALRAANLSAHSDRIIGLVLVAPVLDWAETLTSNGRASGLPEAVARVGLKMLGAKAGRWVTGLEQPLDLLTLDWLARSRDLNTPTLILHGIEDKSTPVTASERFAELRPDLVQLVRFEVPGHSLEWNADPDKWESSVTRFLKSLPAD encoded by the coding sequence ATGGGCGCCGTAAGTGCGGCCGCAATAACGTTCCTCGGCGCTGCTTACTTTGCGCGCCGAGTCGTGGTGCCGACGACTACGCGCCGGGAGGATCTTTCTATAACGCAAGTTTTCGAAGGAGAGGACGGATCCCTGAGGATCGAACTGCCGGCGACGCCATTGACGAGAGCGCCCGGCCGATACAGCTTTTGGTTTGGCAATGGCAAGGGCCATGCCTGCATCGGGGCCGTCGTGGACGAAGACACGAACGACGGAACAGTGACGCGGCTCGTTGAGCGCGTTGACGCCGGCGACCTACACGCTGCCAGAGCCGGGATTTGGAGCGGCTACGCCTTCTCCAAAGCCGAGCAACTCGGCCTTCCTTTTGAGGAAGTGAAGATCAAGGTCGATAACGGCGTGGCACCCGCATGGAAATTCGTGCCCACGACCGGTGGTCCGGCGGCTTCGACATGGGCCATCCACGCACACGGAATGGGTGGGAAACGCGCTGGTGCCCTTCGTGGTGTTCCTGTTGCCAGCAGCCTCGGCCTTACTTCGCTGGTCGTGTCATTCCGCAATGACGGCGACGCGCCTCCGTCGAACGATTCCCGGTACTCTTTGGGCCAGAACGAGTGGTTGGATCTCGAAGCGGCCATCCAGTTCGCCCTGGACCACGGCGCTAAAAGGCTCGTTTTGTTCGGATGGTCGCTCGGCGGTTCCATGGCTCTGCGTGCCGCGAATCTCTCAGCTCATTCTGATCGGATCATCGGCCTGGTGCTCGTGGCTCCCGTCCTGGACTGGGCCGAGACTTTGACCTCCAACGGGAGAGCCAGTGGATTGCCGGAAGCTGTGGCCAGAGTTGGGCTAAAAATGTTGGGCGCGAAAGCGGGACGGTGGGTCACGGGTCTCGAACAACCTCTTGACCTTCTCACGCTGGATTGGTTGGCCCGCTCGCGTGATCTCAATACCCCCACGCTCATACTGCACGGGATCGAGGACAAGTCGACGCCAGTGACAGCCTCGGAGCGATTCGCGGAGCTACGACCCGACCTCGTTCAATTGGTTCGATTCGAAGTTCCGGGTCATTCACTTGAGTGGAACGCCGATCCCGACAAATGGGAGTCGTCCGTTACGCGGTTCCTGAAGTCGCTGCCCGCAGACTGA
- a CDS encoding helix-turn-helix transcriptional regulator, translating into MPRITQPHDAAWSADVEAAVATFGNRARNEILRFLASSGPATRGDIVTAVSAGDPSVAKHLAALEEAGVVIVDVEPGRRHGRSPRYSANPVRIKELLDAHIKYLLEQ; encoded by the coding sequence ATGCCGAGAATTACGCAGCCTCACGACGCCGCCTGGTCGGCCGACGTCGAGGCTGCCGTTGCAACCTTCGGCAACCGAGCGCGAAACGAAATTCTTCGGTTCCTAGCCTCTAGCGGGCCTGCGACGCGCGGGGATATCGTCACCGCTGTCAGCGCGGGCGATCCCAGCGTCGCCAAGCACCTGGCCGCCCTCGAAGAGGCCGGAGTCGTGATCGTCGACGTCGAGCCTGGACGCAGGCACGGACGCTCACCGCGGTATTCCGCGAACCCTGTCCGAATCAAGGAGCTGCTCGACGCTCACATTAAGTACTTGCTGGAACAGTAG
- a CDS encoding type IV secretion system protein, translating into MPAECDLNGWWPPGCGLVSQANDNALGAVTALFANILQNMASWLWAFITGAFTVSDIDDSQWLSIRGLTSWWVVVMMTPLVVVMILQVLSGLVSQQPRRIGRAMLGGAAAIPLVGAAVYLVRQLTRASDLASAALLESIGSDPYLVFMRLFGFERAPEGAGREWNLVSLAPGNTGGAPGAVVVTVLAVGVVWILAFILMCSMIFRSFALVVLAAAAPVALMLLPWDKTKSWARRWCEVVIALVLAKPLAATVLAVAVKLFTESKSFAGLAAGTVGMVLACGAPLMALRLVSFAGGELAAAAQTAGGGHVLSRSSNVAARQISRQTGGRLTLASLVSRSAMTRPINSSRSAFPTQVLASSVRSGASSVGSDGSRLALGTGASRGAPGAPHPSESPGFMRGDPRERYGAAATSPPQAPDAAERRAQPNASGPSPTRAQPPKPQPPRIDPPKGGTPHV; encoded by the coding sequence ATGCCCGCTGAGTGCGACCTCAATGGATGGTGGCCGCCCGGCTGCGGTTTGGTCTCACAGGCCAACGACAACGCCCTGGGCGCAGTCACGGCCCTCTTCGCCAACATCCTCCAAAACATGGCGTCCTGGCTTTGGGCCTTCATCACCGGCGCCTTCACCGTGTCGGACATCGACGACTCCCAATGGCTCTCCATCCGAGGGCTCACGAGCTGGTGGGTGGTTGTCATGATGACGCCGCTCGTCGTCGTGATGATCCTGCAGGTACTGTCCGGCCTGGTTAGCCAGCAGCCGAGACGGATAGGACGTGCGATGCTCGGCGGAGCTGCTGCCATCCCGCTGGTGGGTGCGGCTGTGTATCTTGTCCGGCAACTGACGCGGGCCAGCGACTTAGCCTCGGCGGCCCTGCTCGAATCGATTGGCTCCGATCCCTACCTGGTGTTCATGAGGCTGTTCGGCTTCGAGCGGGCACCAGAGGGAGCAGGGCGGGAATGGAACCTCGTCTCGCTGGCCCCAGGGAACACCGGAGGCGCTCCTGGTGCCGTCGTTGTGACTGTGTTGGCGGTCGGCGTCGTCTGGATCCTGGCTTTCATCCTGATGTGTTCGATGATCTTCCGCTCCTTTGCCCTCGTCGTGCTGGCCGCCGCCGCCCCCGTTGCGCTCATGCTGCTTCCGTGGGACAAGACAAAGTCCTGGGCACGACGATGGTGTGAGGTCGTCATTGCCCTGGTCCTCGCTAAGCCGCTGGCCGCCACTGTCTTGGCAGTCGCGGTGAAGCTCTTTACCGAGTCCAAGTCCTTCGCCGGATTGGCAGCTGGGACAGTCGGCATGGTCCTAGCCTGCGGTGCACCATTGATGGCCCTGCGCCTGGTGAGCTTCGCTGGCGGGGAACTCGCGGCAGCGGCCCAGACGGCCGGAGGCGGCCATGTCCTGTCCAGGAGCAGCAACGTGGCGGCCCGCCAGATCAGCAGGCAGACAGGTGGCCGCCTTACACTCGCGAGCCTCGTGAGTCGGTCCGCAATGACTCGGCCGATTAACTCAAGCCGTAGCGCTTTCCCTACACAAGTGCTGGCATCCAGTGTCCGTTCCGGGGCGTCTTCAGTCGGCAGCGACGGGAGCCGACTGGCTCTGGGCACCGGAGCCTCTCGTGGCGCTCCAGGAGCCCCGCACCCGTCGGAGTCTCCGGGGTTTATGCGCGGTGATCCCCGTGAGCGGTACGGCGCCGCTGCAACATCTCCTCCGCAGGCACCGGACGCGGCTGAACGGCGAGCGCAGCCAAACGCGAGCGGGCCCAGCCCTACAAGAGCCCAACCTCCAAAACCCCAGCCACCAAGAATCGACCCTCCGAAGGGAGGTACTCCTCATGTCTGA
- a CDS encoding sigma factor — protein MEIEAKAYQSTKGSDTVADVDVSLRSAPLPGEPVIPIDRIMVAVDGVHRYVVSRLARIGRSCDVDDVMQDIRVAVWDGVARGRYRELPGIPFEAWVQGVCNKICAAHIRRELSHQTLPLLVDFTTTESSPELLAVIGVGAAADGVENYVDQAWAQAMLGMVQRSVSEETWKLAVSSLTGPRHYGPPSPQDRRRWHAVTVVRHTAKTISTALNCHPEPGLDVDDLCRCAANCLPTIVLRSVAETIVRPGLRGPDRSVQMAALASELGVTERYIAVNIGFARQLYRAAWRVLQHEVNRAAL, from the coding sequence ATGGAAATCGAAGCCAAGGCGTATCAATCTACTAAGGGCTCAGACACGGTCGCTGATGTCGATGTCTCATTGCGAAGCGCACCTCTGCCAGGAGAACCCGTCATTCCGATCGACCGGATCATGGTCGCGGTTGACGGCGTGCATCGTTACGTCGTATCCCGCCTCGCGCGAATCGGGCGGTCCTGCGATGTGGATGATGTCATGCAGGACATCCGAGTTGCCGTGTGGGACGGGGTTGCGCGGGGTCGCTACCGGGAGCTGCCCGGGATCCCCTTTGAAGCGTGGGTCCAGGGTGTTTGCAACAAGATCTGCGCTGCTCATATCCGGCGCGAGCTTAGCCATCAAACGTTGCCGTTGCTGGTTGACTTCACGACGACGGAAAGCTCACCCGAGCTCCTCGCTGTCATAGGTGTTGGAGCGGCGGCAGACGGCGTTGAAAACTATGTTGATCAGGCCTGGGCGCAAGCCATGCTGGGCATGGTTCAGCGCAGCGTCAGCGAGGAAACTTGGAAGCTTGCCGTTTCCAGTCTCACTGGGCCAAGGCATTACGGACCTCCGTCTCCCCAAGACCGGCGGCGATGGCACGCCGTAACTGTCGTTCGGCACACCGCCAAAACAATCAGCACGGCCTTGAACTGCCACCCCGAGCCCGGACTAGACGTCGACGATCTCTGCCGGTGTGCTGCGAACTGCCTTCCCACAATCGTTCTCCGTAGCGTCGCAGAGACGATAGTTCGTCCAGGACTGCGAGGGCCGGATAGATCCGTGCAGATGGCAGCTCTGGCCAGTGAGCTTGGCGTCACCGAGAGGTACATCGCGGTAAACATCGGCTTTGCCCGGCAGTTGTACCGAGCGGCTTGGCGCGTGCTTCAGCACGAAGTGAATAGAGCGGCTCTGTAG
- a CDS encoding AAA family ATPase, translating to MRIECVEIQNFRKLAAVRIDFAENSTLLVGANNSGKTTALVALRHFLVDGAGAFRATDITLSKWSEINAIGEEWLAKGSGPLEASADVWRTVLPSLDVWLRVENHEIHQVSALLPTLDWSGGLLGVRIALEPTDVEALYGDFRAAWERSRELLNAASQGSGLDGASEGNTGLVENAGATTTSFTLWPESLLDYLSRGGGQNFVLRHYVLDPSRLEPATRDLAAPQLLPHNAAPLIGDPLRHLIRIDEINAQRGLGEVSSPSSSHAKSATAEGAKLSRQLSDYYVRHLSPSEHPDVSDIHALDTISIAQREFDKRLAEAFKQAITEMEGLGYPGVSDPRIRIASKLSATDSLNHDSAVSFLVDVAGVDSEPGPQLHLPESHNGLGYQNLISMVFRLMSFRDAWMRVGKAGRTRTDVHIEPLHLVLIEEPEAHLHVQVQQVFAKKAFDVLRNHPDLKEKTQLTTQLVVSTHSSHVSHELPFSSLRYFRRLPAGSQSSVPTSAVISLKDVFGAEDKTEHFVTRYLRAHHADLFFADAVILVEGPAERMLLPNFIRNSHAFLNSAYITILEIGGSHAHRLKPLIEALQIPTLVVTDIDALKEGKGVPVKRGQGQETGNPTLKDWAPVGKAIDDLLDAADDMKSIEGDELFAVRFAYQTPVKVAIPSDAPSEEALPSTFEDSLAFENVQFFSELPGVGLTKKFRVALSEGQNPDAVAEALFTSLKSGKKAEFALDIISDIGFKDIQVPGYISAGLYWLEARLRKQAQAVGEIVVPSAEDHVDG from the coding sequence ATGCGGATTGAATGTGTGGAAATCCAGAATTTCCGTAAACTTGCTGCTGTCCGCATCGACTTCGCCGAGAACAGCACACTCTTGGTCGGGGCAAACAACAGCGGAAAGACAACGGCGCTGGTCGCTCTCCGCCACTTCCTCGTTGACGGTGCTGGGGCATTCCGAGCTACGGACATCACACTGTCCAAATGGTCAGAGATCAATGCCATTGGGGAGGAATGGCTGGCGAAAGGGTCAGGCCCGCTGGAAGCCAGTGCGGACGTTTGGCGAACAGTTCTCCCATCGTTGGACGTTTGGTTGAGGGTTGAGAACCACGAAATTCACCAAGTCAGCGCGTTACTTCCGACTCTCGATTGGTCTGGCGGCCTGCTCGGCGTCCGGATTGCGCTTGAACCGACAGACGTCGAAGCCTTGTACGGGGACTTCCGCGCTGCTTGGGAACGTAGCAGGGAGTTGCTCAATGCGGCGAGCCAGGGATCAGGTCTCGACGGTGCTAGCGAGGGCAACACCGGGCTAGTGGAGAACGCTGGAGCGACTACGACAAGTTTTACCTTGTGGCCCGAAAGCCTTCTTGACTACCTGTCGAGGGGTGGAGGACAGAATTTTGTTCTCCGCCACTACGTTCTGGATCCGTCTAGGTTGGAACCAGCAACGCGGGACCTCGCGGCGCCACAGCTCCTTCCTCACAACGCCGCACCGCTCATTGGTGATCCTCTCCGACATCTCATCCGTATCGACGAGATCAATGCGCAGCGTGGCCTCGGAGAAGTCAGTTCGCCAAGTTCCAGTCACGCGAAGTCGGCAACTGCGGAGGGAGCGAAGCTCTCAAGGCAGCTCAGCGATTACTACGTTCGGCACCTCAGCCCGTCCGAACATCCGGACGTGAGTGACATCCACGCCTTGGACACGATTTCGATTGCCCAAAGAGAGTTCGACAAACGCCTGGCCGAGGCATTCAAGCAGGCGATAACAGAAATGGAGGGGCTGGGCTATCCCGGCGTCAGCGATCCACGGATTCGGATTGCCAGCAAGCTCAGCGCCACCGATAGTCTCAACCACGATTCCGCCGTCTCGTTTCTTGTTGACGTTGCCGGCGTAGATAGTGAACCGGGTCCTCAACTCCACCTGCCAGAAAGCCACAACGGACTCGGATACCAAAACCTAATCTCGATGGTTTTTAGGCTGATGAGCTTCAGAGATGCGTGGATGCGCGTCGGAAAGGCTGGGCGCACTCGAACGGACGTACACATCGAGCCCCTGCACCTTGTTCTCATCGAGGAGCCCGAGGCTCACCTGCACGTGCAGGTTCAACAAGTCTTTGCGAAGAAGGCCTTCGACGTCCTTCGTAATCATCCGGACTTGAAAGAGAAGACCCAATTAACGACGCAGCTGGTGGTAAGCACGCACTCCAGTCACGTGTCGCATGAACTGCCATTTTCAAGTCTTCGATACTTTCGCCGACTCCCTGCAGGAAGCCAATCAAGCGTTCCAACTTCGGCTGTCATCAGTCTCAAGGACGTGTTCGGAGCAGAGGATAAGACCGAACACTTCGTGACGCGGTACCTACGTGCCCACCATGCTGATCTATTTTTCGCCGATGCCGTGATTCTCGTCGAGGGACCCGCGGAGCGGATGTTACTTCCAAATTTTATTCGGAATTCTCACGCATTCCTTAACAGCGCCTACATCACTATTCTGGAGATCGGCGGCAGTCACGCGCACCGGCTGAAACCTCTTATTGAGGCCCTCCAGATACCAACGCTCGTCGTAACCGACATCGATGCACTGAAGGAGGGCAAGGGCGTTCCGGTCAAGCGTGGTCAGGGCCAAGAGACGGGCAACCCAACGCTCAAGGACTGGGCGCCAGTTGGAAAAGCGATCGATGACCTTCTAGATGCCGCAGATGACATGAAGAGCATCGAAGGTGACGAACTTTTCGCGGTGCGATTCGCGTACCAGACACCTGTAAAGGTGGCGATTCCCAGTGACGCCCCCTCGGAGGAGGCGTTGCCCTCTACGTTCGAAGATTCCTTGGCGTTCGAAAACGTCCAGTTCTTTTCGGAGCTACCCGGTGTCGGCCTGACGAAGAAGTTCAGAGTCGCCCTCAGCGAAGGCCAGAACCCTGATGCCGTCGCTGAAGCGCTGTTTACCAGTCTGAAGTCTGGGAAAAAAGCTGAGTTCGCCCTGGACATCATTAGTGACATCGGCTTCAAGGACATCCAGGTGCCTGGGTATATCAGTGCTGGCCTTTACTGGCTCGAAGCGAGGCTTCGAAAGCAGGCGCAGGCTGTAGGGGAAATAGTTGTCCCTTCTGCGGAAGATCATGTTGATGGCTGA
- a CDS encoding response regulator has product MSEQTESSPTSQPARRVIVAEDETLIRLDIIEILRGEGYDVVGEADNGEKAVQLAEELKPDLVLMDVKMPVMDGISAAEKIVKARIAPVVLLTAFSQKELVERARDAGAMAYVVKPFTPADLIPALEIALSRHEEIKALESEVTDLQEQFATRKLVERAKSLLTTKMGLTEPEAFRWIQKTSMDRRLSMREVAETIINQVN; this is encoded by the coding sequence GTGTCAGAACAGACGGAGTCATCCCCCACTTCCCAGCCGGCGCGCCGCGTTATTGTCGCCGAGGATGAGACTCTCATTCGCCTGGACATCATCGAGATCCTGCGCGGCGAAGGCTACGACGTCGTCGGCGAGGCGGACAACGGCGAAAAGGCCGTCCAGCTCGCCGAGGAGCTCAAACCAGACCTGGTCCTGATGGATGTCAAGATGCCCGTCATGGACGGCATCTCGGCGGCAGAGAAGATCGTCAAGGCCCGGATCGCCCCCGTGGTCCTGCTGACGGCGTTCAGCCAGAAGGAACTCGTGGAGCGCGCCCGCGACGCCGGCGCCATGGCGTACGTGGTCAAGCCGTTCACCCCGGCGGATCTCATCCCGGCGCTGGAGATCGCGCTGTCCCGCCACGAGGAGATCAAGGCCCTCGAGAGCGAGGTCACCGACCTGCAGGAGCAGTTCGCCACCCGCAAGCTTGTGGAGCGCGCCAAGAGCCTCCTGACCACCAAGATGGGCCTGACGGAGCCGGAAGCGTTCCGCTGGATCCAGAAGACCTCGATGGACCGCCGCCTCAGCATGCGCGAGGTCGCCGAAACCATCATCAATCAGGTCAACTAG
- a CDS encoding UvrD-helicase domain-containing protein yields MAERLVAGPETDNLVDASIAECLSLESPRSFFLYAGAGSGKTRSLVNAVERLLVESKRALGIRGQSIAVITYTNAAADEIKRRLEFDPTVEVATIHSYAWRLIGEFQVDIREWLRADITRDLTVLHSKSSRAGTKAETDRLYKIARGEGRLASLDAVDRFVYSPSGDSRGRGALNHTEVIAMAADFLSHKPVLQAIVVGRHPFIFIDESQDTNKVFLEALLSVERAHSEKFGLGLFGDTMQRIYNDGMENLEDVIPAAWAKPAKRMNHRSSQRVVELVNRIRTDVDTHLQFARDDSRVGTVRLFIVDSSSTEVGDIEDGVARRMEALTGDSAWSSSAPIAAGERRPTAGVKKLILEHHMAAKRLGFEQLFLALYRLERERTALLDGSLSGLQLFTREVVPLRNAVLRGDRFEVARIVRERSPLLSKERIKECGEAGVDVAELVASAQTAVDQLMALWSSGVPSLFQIAEATAVSNLFVVGKDVSRALHAANESSSDDLSEVDEDLSAWQQCLDASYTEVVQYSEYIGGSSTFATHQGVKGLEFPRVMVVIGDEEARGFMFSYEKLFGAKVPTAADKKNQLQNLDTSIDRTRRLFYVTCSRAEESLAIVAYTRAPETVRNFAISREWFSGDEIEML; encoded by the coding sequence ATGGCTGAGCGCCTCGTTGCCGGTCCTGAAACGGACAACTTGGTCGACGCATCGATAGCCGAGTGCCTGAGTTTGGAGAGCCCGCGATCATTCTTCTTGTACGCGGGAGCAGGCTCGGGCAAGACTCGGTCCTTGGTGAATGCGGTGGAGCGCCTGCTCGTGGAGTCGAAGCGAGCACTCGGGATTCGCGGGCAATCGATAGCTGTCATTACCTATACGAATGCGGCCGCCGACGAGATCAAACGTCGGCTGGAGTTCGACCCAACTGTCGAAGTCGCCACAATTCATTCATACGCGTGGCGACTGATCGGCGAGTTTCAGGTAGATATTCGCGAGTGGCTTCGCGCGGACATCACGAGGGACCTAACCGTACTTCATTCCAAGTCTAGTAGGGCCGGGACGAAGGCAGAGACGGACCGACTATACAAGATCGCGAGAGGCGAGGGCCGACTTGCATCGCTGGATGCAGTCGATCGATTCGTATACAGCCCCTCAGGGGATAGTCGCGGTCGAGGGGCGCTTAACCACACCGAAGTCATCGCCATGGCTGCAGATTTCCTGTCGCACAAGCCTGTCTTGCAGGCCATCGTCGTTGGTCGGCATCCGTTTATCTTCATTGATGAAAGCCAGGACACTAATAAGGTCTTTCTTGAGGCGTTGTTATCGGTGGAACGTGCTCATTCGGAGAAGTTCGGCTTGGGGCTTTTCGGGGACACTATGCAGCGGATCTACAACGACGGCATGGAGAATCTGGAGGATGTGATCCCCGCGGCTTGGGCCAAGCCGGCGAAGAGGATGAACCACCGTAGTAGCCAACGTGTTGTTGAACTCGTAAACCGGATCCGGACCGACGTTGATACCCATCTGCAATTCGCTCGCGATGATAGCCGCGTGGGCACGGTGCGGCTTTTTATCGTGGATAGCTCATCCACAGAGGTGGGTGATATTGAGGACGGCGTGGCCCGGCGGATGGAAGCCTTGACGGGTGACTCCGCATGGTCCAGCTCCGCCCCCATTGCAGCCGGGGAGCGGCGGCCGACGGCCGGAGTGAAGAAGCTAATCCTTGAGCATCACATGGCAGCAAAACGTCTCGGGTTTGAACAACTGTTCCTGGCGCTCTATCGACTCGAGAGGGAACGCACTGCTCTGCTCGACGGGTCCCTGAGTGGCCTGCAACTTTTCACACGCGAAGTGGTCCCCCTGAGGAACGCCGTGCTACGTGGTGATCGCTTCGAAGTGGCGCGAATTGTCCGGGAACGCTCGCCACTGCTTTCGAAGGAGCGCATCAAAGAATGCGGGGAGGCAGGTGTGGATGTGGCAGAGCTTGTTGCATCTGCCCAGACCGCCGTCGACCAACTCATGGCGCTCTGGTCCAGCGGGGTTCCGTCGCTGTTTCAGATCGCGGAGGCAACTGCGGTTTCGAACTTATTCGTTGTAGGAAAGGATGTGAGCCGCGCTCTGCATGCGGCCAACGAATCGAGCAGCGACGATCTAAGCGAAGTCGATGAAGATCTGTCAGCCTGGCAACAGTGTCTCGATGCTTCTTATACAGAGGTCGTGCAGTATTCGGAGTACATAGGCGGGTCATCCACTTTCGCAACGCACCAAGGTGTCAAGGGCTTGGAGTTTCCGCGGGTGATGGTCGTTATTGGCGATGAGGAGGCCAGGGGCTTCATGTTCAGTTACGAAAAGCTCTTCGGGGCCAAAGTTCCAACCGCCGCTGACAAAAAGAACCAGCTCCAGAACCTCGATACTTCCATAGACCGGACCAGGCGGCTCTTCTACGTTACGTGCAGTCGTGCCGAGGAGAGTTTAGCTATCGTCGCCTACACGAGGGCTCCTGAAACAGTCCGGAACTTTGCCATAAGTCGTGAATGGTTCAGTGGGGATGAGATCGAGATGCTCTAA
- a CDS encoding site-specific integrase, translating into MASIRKRIKKDGTASYMVLWRDPKSREQQGLTVATLVEAETLKRLLDANGQSFEIAQYAILSNAKRTPTIADVIQEHIDLLVRPSSGTIKTYQTMLDLHIRNVIGHVPADKLDYRLLAHWVKSMMAKGLAPKTVHNVHGLISAAMNTAEMLGYIPRNPCRGVQLPPIEKAEDEAMFLTHAEFSLIMEGMGERYKAFTNFLVMTGTRFGEATALTVADVDLLSKPPTARINKAWKRDGKSKFYVGATKTGAGKRTIGLNPALVELLIPLVASRPGKELVFTTPKGGRIIHKLYWHHYWVPAVHTAQAIGLTKNPRIHDLRHTHASWLIQDGVPLFTISRRLGHASTRTTEQVYGHLMPEALQAGADATERSVTAFLR; encoded by the coding sequence GTGGCCAGCATTCGAAAACGCATCAAAAAGGACGGAACAGCGTCCTACATGGTGTTGTGGCGGGACCCGAAGAGCCGCGAGCAGCAGGGTCTGACGGTCGCCACTCTCGTCGAAGCTGAAACCCTGAAGAGGCTTCTGGACGCCAACGGGCAATCCTTCGAGATTGCGCAGTACGCCATCCTCTCCAACGCCAAACGCACACCCACCATCGCTGACGTCATCCAAGAGCACATTGATCTGTTGGTTCGGCCATCGAGTGGAACCATCAAGACGTACCAAACCATGTTGGACCTGCATATCCGGAACGTCATCGGCCATGTTCCGGCGGACAAGCTCGACTACCGTCTGCTCGCGCATTGGGTGAAATCGATGATGGCAAAGGGGCTTGCGCCGAAGACAGTCCATAACGTTCATGGCCTCATTTCCGCCGCAATGAACACCGCAGAGATGCTGGGCTACATTCCGCGGAACCCTTGCCGGGGCGTGCAGCTGCCGCCCATTGAAAAGGCTGAGGACGAGGCTATGTTCCTCACCCATGCTGAGTTCAGCCTCATCATGGAGGGGATGGGTGAGCGCTACAAGGCCTTCACGAATTTCCTAGTAATGACCGGCACTCGCTTTGGAGAGGCCACCGCGCTGACTGTGGCGGACGTGGACCTCCTGTCCAAGCCTCCGACCGCGCGGATCAACAAGGCTTGGAAGCGAGACGGTAAGTCGAAGTTTTACGTTGGTGCAACGAAGACCGGTGCCGGTAAGCGCACAATTGGGCTCAACCCGGCGCTCGTGGAGCTGCTGATCCCGCTGGTGGCGAGCCGGCCGGGGAAAGAACTTGTGTTCACTACTCCCAAGGGCGGGCGAATCATTCACAAGCTCTACTGGCACCACTACTGGGTTCCTGCCGTTCACACGGCCCAGGCTATCGGCCTTACCAAAAACCCACGGATCCATGACCTTCGCCACACTCACGCATCCTGGCTGATCCAGGACGGCGTGCCCTTGTTCACCATCTCGCGCCGGCTGGGGCACGCCTCTACGCGGACTACCGAGCAGGTCTACGGGCACTTGATGCCCGAGGCGCTGCAAGCCGGTGCTGACGCTACTGAGCGCTCTGTGACAGCCTTTCTGCGGTGA
- a CDS encoding C40 family peptidase has protein sequence MLYELTPRQESVARTYIAVGKQLGIPRSGQIIAVMMALQESSLRMLANPSVPASLHFANDGVGRDHDSIGSAQQRPAAGWGTVEQLMDASYNARAFYGGPAGPNRGSPRGLLDIPGWQAMDKGLAAQAVQVSAFPELYARWESAATAIVAALEGGITPSSCAESSPAPRPGGSPRNLSQLRQDILKFTQEGLGGTYVWGGTAFKAWDCSGYVQWIYRQAGIELPRVEQWRVGVRTKDPQPGDLVVQNPQGPDNWGHVGIYAGDGMMWSALNPAVGTLLHPVSWNPGAVYFDLLRP, from the coding sequence TTGCTCTACGAGCTGACGCCCCGGCAGGAGAGCGTTGCACGGACATACATTGCGGTCGGCAAGCAGCTTGGAATACCGCGCTCCGGGCAGATCATCGCTGTCATGATGGCGCTGCAGGAGTCAAGTTTGCGCATGCTCGCGAACCCCAGCGTGCCCGCTTCCCTGCACTTCGCGAATGACGGCGTTGGTCGTGACCATGACTCGATCGGTTCAGCCCAGCAGCGTCCGGCGGCGGGCTGGGGGACAGTTGAGCAGCTGATGGATGCCTCCTATAACGCGCGTGCCTTCTACGGCGGTCCGGCGGGACCGAATCGCGGCAGCCCTCGAGGACTGCTGGACATCCCCGGGTGGCAGGCTATGGACAAAGGTCTGGCCGCCCAAGCCGTCCAAGTGTCTGCTTTTCCTGAACTGTATGCGCGGTGGGAGTCGGCGGCCACGGCAATCGTTGCTGCGCTTGAGGGTGGCATTACTCCCTCCTCCTGTGCAGAATCCTCGCCAGCGCCGCGGCCCGGGGGATCTCCACGCAACTTGAGTCAGCTACGGCAGGACATTCTGAAGTTCACGCAGGAAGGTTTGGGCGGAACATATGTGTGGGGAGGCACTGCCTTCAAAGCCTGGGATTGCTCTGGCTATGTGCAGTGGATCTATCGTCAAGCCGGAATTGAGCTGCCGCGCGTAGAACAATGGCGCGTTGGTGTCCGGACCAAGGATCCCCAACCAGGAGACCTGGTGGTTCAAAATCCACAGGGACCCGACAACTGGGGCCACGTCGGCATCTACGCGGGGGATGGCATGATGTGGAGTGCTTTGAACCCGGCGGTAGGGACACTGTTACATCCCGTTAGCTGGAATCCTGGCGCGGTCTATTTTGACCTGTTGAGGCCCTGA